One genomic segment of [Phormidium] sp. ETS-05 includes these proteins:
- a CDS encoding LL-diaminopimelate aminotransferase encodes MATVNDSYLKLKAGYLFPEIARRVNAFAEANPEAKIIRLGIGDVTEPLPEACRQAMIKAVEDMGDRATFKGYGPEQGYLWLREKIAKHDFQARGCQIDPDEIFISDGSKCDTGNILDIFGKNNKIAVTDPVYPVYVDTNVMAGNTGPANDKGEFEGLVYLPITAENNFTAAIPTEKVDLIYLCFPNNPTGATATKAQLQAWVEYAKANGSIIFFDAAYEAYITNPELPHSIYEIEGARDCAIEFRSFSKNAGFTGTRCALTVVPKNLTAKATDGSDIQLWKLWNRRQSTKFNGVSYIVQRGAEAVYSEAGQAQIKALISFYLENAKIIRQQLTAAGLAVYGGIDAPYVWVKTPNNLSSWDFFDKLLQNCNVVGTPGSGFGAAGEGYFRISAFNSRENVEEATRRIVEKFKS; translated from the coding sequence ATGGCAACAGTTAACGACAGTTATCTCAAACTCAAAGCAGGCTACCTGTTTCCCGAAATTGCCCGCCGCGTCAACGCTTTTGCGGAGGCGAACCCAGAGGCAAAAATTATCCGGTTGGGTATCGGCGACGTGACAGAACCGCTACCGGAGGCTTGCCGCCAAGCGATGATTAAAGCGGTGGAAGATATGGGCGATCGAGCCACCTTCAAAGGCTACGGTCCAGAGCAAGGCTACCTCTGGCTACGAGAAAAAATCGCCAAACACGACTTTCAAGCCCGAGGCTGCCAAATTGACCCTGACGAAATCTTCATTTCCGACGGTTCCAAATGCGACACCGGCAATATCCTCGATATATTCGGCAAAAACAACAAAATTGCCGTTACGGACCCGGTGTATCCCGTCTATGTCGATACCAACGTCATGGCAGGTAACACCGGACCCGCCAACGATAAAGGCGAATTTGAAGGTTTAGTTTACCTCCCCATCACCGCCGAGAATAACTTCACCGCCGCCATTCCCACAGAAAAAGTCGATTTAATTTATCTGTGCTTCCCCAACAACCCCACTGGGGCAACAGCGACCAAAGCCCAACTACAAGCCTGGGTGGAATATGCCAAAGCCAACGGCTCGATAATTTTCTTCGATGCCGCCTATGAAGCATATATCACCAATCCCGAATTGCCCCATTCTATCTATGAAATCGAAGGGGCAAGGGACTGCGCGATCGAATTTCGCTCCTTCTCCAAAAATGCAGGCTTTACCGGCACCCGTTGCGCCCTCACCGTCGTGCCCAAAAACCTCACCGCCAAAGCAACCGACGGCTCCGATATCCAACTGTGGAAACTGTGGAACCGCCGCCAATCCACCAAATTTAACGGCGTTTCTTACATAGTACAACGCGGTGCCGAAGCCGTGTATAGCGAAGCCGGACAGGCACAAATCAAAGCCTTGATTAGCTTCTATCTAGAAAACGCCAAAATCATTCGGCAACAACTCACCGCTGCCGGTTTAGCCGTGTATGGTGGCATTGATGCCCCCTATGTCTGGGTGAAAACTCCCAATAATCTTTCCAGTTGGGATTTCTTCGATAAACTCCTGCAAAACTGTAATGTAGTAGGTACTCCCGGCTCCGGTTTTGGTGCCGCTGGGGAAGGCTATTTCCGCATTTCCGCTTTCAACAGTCGGGAAAATGTAGAAGAAGCCACCCGCCGCATTGTCGAGAAATTTAAATCTTAA
- the gcvH gene encoding glycine cleavage system protein GcvH, with translation MTFEYPDDLKYLDSHEYVRLDGEIATIGISAFAVDQLGDIVFLELPEIGDALTKGEPLGSVESVKAVEELYAPISGTVVERNEGAIDSPEIIGEGPYGEGWLLKLRINDPDELEDALTADEYRQQVEGEE, from the coding sequence ATGACATTTGAATATCCTGATGACTTGAAGTACCTAGACTCTCACGAGTATGTCCGCCTGGATGGGGAAATTGCCACCATTGGCATTAGCGCCTTTGCCGTGGATCAGTTGGGTGATATCGTGTTTTTGGAACTGCCAGAAATCGGTGATGCGCTGACAAAGGGAGAACCTCTCGGTAGTGTGGAGTCCGTGAAAGCAGTGGAAGAGCTTTATGCGCCGATTTCCGGGACGGTGGTGGAGCGCAACGAAGGGGCGATCGACTCACCCGAAATCATCGGCGAGGGACCCTATGGCGAAGGGTGGTTGCTCAAACTCCGCATCAACGACCCCGACGAACTAGAAGACGCCCTCACCGCCGACGAATATAGACAACAAGTCGAAGGAGAAGAATAA
- a CDS encoding Uma2 family endonuclease, translating into MVQTPAKTLTLEEFLQLPETEPASEYIDGEIIQKPMPQGKHSAIQSEFASAVNAALRTKKIARAFPELRCQFAGWGIVPDVSVFTWARIPRQADGSIANVFQSAPDWLIEILSPDQNSTKITKKILHALKYETQMGWLIDPEEKTIFVYRPGQQPEVFDEPEQQLPLPEFAQELNLTVGLVFDWLLD; encoded by the coding sequence ATGGTACAAACTCCAGCCAAAACCTTAACCCTAGAAGAATTTCTCCAACTCCCTGAAACCGAGCCCGCTAGTGAATATATCGACGGCGAGATAATTCAAAAACCCATGCCCCAAGGAAAACATAGCGCCATCCAAAGTGAATTTGCCTCGGCTGTCAATGCAGCGCTGAGAACCAAGAAAATTGCCCGAGCATTCCCCGAACTGCGGTGTCAGTTTGCGGGATGGGGAATAGTACCTGATGTATCCGTATTTACCTGGGCGAGAATCCCCCGCCAAGCAGATGGCAGTATTGCCAACGTTTTCCAATCTGCCCCTGATTGGCTAATTGAAATTCTATCTCCTGACCAAAATAGCACCAAAATCACAAAAAAAATTCTCCATGCTTTGAAATATGAAACCCAAATGGGCTGGCTGATTGACCCAGAGGAAAAAACTATATTTGTTTATCGTCCAGGGCAACAACCGGAGGTATTTGATGAACCAGAGCAGCAGCTACCACTGCCAGAGTTTGCCCAAGAATTGAACTTAACTGTAGGATTAGTATTTGACTGGTTGTTAGACTAG
- a CDS encoding alpha/beta hydrolase: MDKKKIRRLLVGEFSLMRLVRSVIFIYTAVGVWAYFGTDRQIFLPQPSSYTDHPNTFSLPSANGALIRAIHLPSPQAKYTILYSHGNAEDLGDVLPTLQALQNSGFSVFAYDYQGYGQSEGSPTVANAYEDISAAYQYLRDRLGVPPQQIIIYGRSVGGGPSTYLASREPIAGLILESTFVSAFRVVTHIPIFPFDKFPNLHHLQQVNSPVLIIHGTQDEVVPFWHGETLFAAAKEPKRFLPVEGAGHDDLMWIAGDKYTVALQDFAALLGGNFTK, encoded by the coding sequence ATGGATAAAAAAAAGATCCGTCGCCTACTGGTGGGGGAATTTTCTCTGATGCGTCTGGTGCGTTCTGTGATTTTTATCTATACCGCCGTGGGTGTATGGGCATACTTTGGCACCGATCGCCAAATCTTTCTCCCCCAACCCTCCAGCTACACAGACCACCCCAATACTTTCTCGCTCCCCTCCGCTAATGGTGCCCTCATCCGTGCCATTCACCTCCCCTCCCCTCAAGCCAAATACACCATCCTCTACAGTCACGGCAATGCGGAAGACCTCGGCGACGTATTACCCACCCTGCAAGCGCTTCAAAATTCCGGCTTTTCCGTATTCGCCTACGACTATCAAGGTTACGGTCAGTCTGAGGGTTCCCCTACCGTCGCCAATGCCTATGAAGATATTAGCGCCGCTTATCAGTATCTCCGGGACCGTCTGGGAGTCCCCCCCCAGCAAATCATTATCTATGGTCGTTCTGTGGGTGGGGGTCCCTCCACTTACTTGGCCAGTCGGGAACCCATTGCCGGTTTAATTCTAGAAAGCACTTTTGTGTCTGCCTTCCGCGTTGTCACCCATATCCCCATTTTCCCTTTTGATAAATTCCCCAACCTCCACCATCTCCAACAGGTCAATTCCCCAGTGTTAATTATCCACGGCACCCAAGATGAGGTAGTCCCGTTTTGGCACGGCGAAACTCTCTTTGCTGCTGCTAAAGAACCAAAACGGTTTTTACCGGTAGAGGGAGCGGGACATGATGATTTGATGTGGATAGCTGGCGATAAATATACTGTTGCTTTGCAGGATTTTGCCGCGCTCTTAGGTGGTAATTTTACCAAATAA
- a CDS encoding L-threonylcarbamoyladenylate synthase, with amino-acid sequence MATVYKIHPDNPQPNRIEEIKRELQNGALILYPTDTVYAIGCDITVKSAVQRVRHIKRLSNDKPLTFLCPSLSNISAYATVSDPAYRIIRHLIPGPYTFILPATKLVPKLVMDPKRKTTGIRVPDNRVCLKLLEALGNPIISTSAHVPTEEEREEYMGKAELFDLVENFVDVIVDTDKEPGYLVSTILDLTGDYPEVVREGQGWDKVSGFVVGL; translated from the coding sequence ATGGCTACCGTGTATAAAATTCACCCAGACAACCCCCAACCCAACCGGATAGAAGAGATTAAGAGAGAGCTGCAAAACGGAGCCTTGATACTCTATCCCACCGATACGGTATATGCGATCGGCTGCGATATTACCGTCAAATCCGCCGTGCAGAGAGTCCGACATATCAAGCGGCTATCCAATGACAAGCCCCTAACCTTTCTGTGTCCTTCCCTGTCCAATATCTCCGCCTACGCCACAGTCAGTGACCCCGCCTATCGGATCATCAGGCATTTGATTCCCGGTCCGTACACCTTCATCCTCCCCGCCACCAAATTGGTGCCCAAGCTGGTGATGGACCCGAAACGCAAAACCACCGGCATTCGGGTGCCAGATAACCGGGTCTGTTTGAAGCTGCTGGAAGCTCTGGGAAATCCGATTATTTCCACCTCCGCTCATGTCCCCACCGAGGAAGAACGAGAAGAATATATGGGCAAAGCGGAGTTATTTGATTTGGTGGAGAATTTCGTTGATGTCATCGTAGATACGGACAAAGAACCAGGATATCTGGTTTCTACCATTCTCGACCTCACCGGAGACTACCCCGAAGTGGTGCGCGAGGGACAAGGTTGGGATAAAGTATCTGGGTTCGTAGTTGGGCTTTAG
- the larC gene encoding nickel pincer cofactor biosynthesis protein LarC, with amino-acid sequence MKKIAYLECPTGIAGDMCLGALISVGVPLDYLESHLAKLGISQEYRLRSETVKRQGQQAIKLDVDLLAEPGGETDHHHHEDHHHHHHHHHHEDHHHHEPEPSPPQPPLSQGGSGGKHPEHHHEPEPSPPQPPLSQGGRGEGGRKHPEPQEHHHHAPTRHLPEIEGLILGAKLPVRAQDWSLAVFRQLAAAEAAVHGVPPEQVHFHEVGATDAIVDIVGTCLGLDWLGIEQLYCSPLPTGGGIVRAAHGQMPVPVPAVLKLWEARQVPVYSNGIQRELCTPTGVAIVVALAESFGPPPPMSLAKIGLGAGSRDLAIPNILRLWLGEAEVMSVPAQGNMETVMVLETQIDDATPQAIAYTSEALFAAGALDVFTISVGMKKSRSGILLTVITRPQDASACERIIFQETTTIGIRRTLQERSILHREIQTVTTPLGDIKVKIAKNNHINKVYPEYEDCARLAREHQIPFSTVHRMALASWYSYK; translated from the coding sequence ATGAAAAAGATAGCTTATTTGGAATGTCCCACCGGAATTGCTGGTGATATGTGTTTGGGTGCCCTCATCAGTGTGGGCGTTCCCTTAGATTATTTGGAGTCACATCTGGCCAAATTGGGGATTTCCCAAGAATACCGTCTGCGATCGGAAACGGTCAAACGTCAGGGACAGCAGGCAATTAAGCTGGATGTGGATTTGCTGGCTGAGCCAGGAGGGGAAACAGACCACCATCATCACGAAGACCATCACCATCATCATCACCATCATCATCACGAAGACCATCATCATCACGAGCCGGAACCCTCACCCCCCCAGCCCCCCCTCTCCCAAGGAGGGAGCGGGGGGAAACACCCAGAACATCATCACGAGCCGGAACCCTCACCCCCCCAGCCCCCCCTCTCCCAAGGAGGGAGAGGAGAGGGAGGAAGAAAACACCCAGAACCCCAAGAACATCACCACCATGCTCCCACGCGACATTTACCGGAGATAGAGGGGTTGATTTTGGGGGCAAAATTGCCTGTGCGGGCGCAGGATTGGAGTTTGGCGGTGTTTCGCCAATTGGCGGCGGCGGAAGCTGCCGTGCATGGGGTGCCGCCGGAACAGGTCCACTTTCACGAGGTGGGGGCGACGGATGCGATCGTCGATATTGTGGGCACTTGTTTGGGGTTGGATTGGTTGGGAATTGAGCAATTATACTGCTCGCCCCTACCTACGGGTGGGGGTATAGTGCGGGCGGCTCATGGGCAAATGCCGGTCCCAGTGCCTGCAGTGCTGAAGTTGTGGGAAGCTAGGCAGGTGCCGGTTTATAGTAATGGCATTCAGCGGGAGTTATGCACGCCGACGGGGGTGGCGATCGTCGTGGCTCTCGCTGAGAGTTTCGGTCCGCCGCCACCCATGAGTCTGGCGAAAATCGGACTGGGGGCAGGCAGTCGGGACCTCGCCATTCCCAATATCCTCCGCTTGTGGTTGGGGGAAGCTGAGGTGATGTCTGTGCCAGCACAGGGGAATATGGAAACGGTGATGGTGTTGGAAACCCAAATTGATGATGCCACACCCCAGGCGATCGCCTACACCAGCGAGGCCCTGTTTGCCGCTGGGGCTCTGGATGTATTCACCATTAGCGTTGGCATGAAAAAATCTCGCTCTGGTATCCTCCTTACCGTCATCACCCGCCCCCAAGACGCCTCCGCCTGCGAGCGAATCATCTTTCAAGAAACCACCACCATCGGTATCCGCCGCACCCTCCAAGAGCGATCGATTTTGCACCGAGAAATCCAAACCGTCACCACTCCTTTGGGTGACATAAAAGTGAAAATCGCAAAAAATAATCATATAAATAAAGTTTATCCCGAATATGAAGACTGCGCCCGACTCGCTCGCGAGCATCAAATACCATTTTCAACGGTGCATCGCATGGCTTTAGCATCTTGGTATTCATATAAATAA
- a CDS encoding ParA family protein has translation MNGKGGVGKTTTAINLAAAWAEQKHRTLLIDTDPQGSASWWFERSNKTLGFDIASETDAKLLTRLPHIEGYDLVVVDTPPALRSEALAAVVNTANYLVLPTPVAPMDLAALVETVREAVVPAGVPHRVLLTRVDARSINEALEAQNTLMEQGIPACHAFIRTYKAHERAALDGVPITKWRGKNAKEAQADYRRVADELQRDWRK, from the coding sequence ATGAATGGCAAAGGTGGCGTAGGTAAAACCACCACCGCCATCAATCTCGCCGCCGCCTGGGCCGAGCAGAAACATCGCACCCTACTCATCGATACGGATCCGCAAGGTTCCGCCAGTTGGTGGTTTGAACGCAGCAACAAAACCCTCGGTTTTGACATTGCCAGCGAAACCGATGCCAAACTTCTAACCCGACTGCCCCATATAGAAGGCTACGATTTAGTAGTAGTGGATACCCCCCCGGCTCTGCGTTCCGAAGCCTTGGCAGCAGTAGTAAATACTGCCAATTATCTAGTTTTGCCCACACCAGTCGCCCCGATGGATTTAGCCGCCTTGGTGGAAACAGTCCGCGAAGCCGTCGTCCCCGCCGGAGTCCCCCATCGGGTATTGCTGACCCGAGTTGATGCCAGAAGTATCAACGAAGCATTAGAAGCCCAAAACACCTTGATGGAGCAAGGGATTCCCGCTTGCCACGCCTTTATCCGGACCTACAAAGCCCACGAACGCGCCGCCCTCGATGGGGTGCCTATTACCAAATGGCGCGGCAAAAATGCCAAAGAAGCCCAAGCGGATTATCGCCGCGTCGCCGATGAATTGCAACGTGATTGGAGAAAATAA
- a CDS encoding CZB domain-containing protein, with protein MVSLSLVKAKHAIWNVKLTSFIGGNDATPPENCLVSYRDCEFGKWLYSQGLSEYRTLAEMRELELLHRQLHEMALEVIRLKEAKQIQMAQAKIIEMQSVSERMMQLMDKVAPTIAPV; from the coding sequence ATGGTCAGCTTGAGCTTAGTCAAAGCCAAACACGCAATCTGGAATGTAAAGTTAACCAGCTTTATTGGCGGGAATGACGCCACCCCACCGGAGAACTGCTTGGTGTCATATCGGGATTGTGAGTTTGGTAAATGGCTTTATAGTCAGGGGTTATCTGAGTATCGTACTCTCGCCGAGATGCGGGAGCTAGAGCTATTGCATCGGCAATTACACGAGATGGCGTTAGAAGTGATTCGGTTAAAGGAAGCAAAGCAAATCCAAATGGCTCAAGCAAAAATTATCGAGATGCAGAGCGTGAGCGAAAGGATGATGCAGCTTATGGATAAAGTGGCGCCGACGATCGCTCCTGTGTAG
- the scpB gene encoding SMC-Scp complex subunit ScpB produces MSRLALTIEAILYLKGEPLSIADLAEYAGCNRDEAEAATIELMDDYARRDSALEVVETKRGYSLQLRETYHELVHQLIPAELSLAALRTLAAIALYPGQISQSDLVAIRGSGAYQHVQELTQQGFIRKRRPSDSRTTWLHLTKKFHQYFQIDQLPQQLKLKLQTTPGETETGDGEIIDN; encoded by the coding sequence ATGAGTCGTTTAGCGTTGACGATCGAGGCCATCCTTTATTTAAAGGGGGAACCACTTTCCATTGCGGATCTAGCAGAATATGCAGGATGTAACCGGGATGAAGCCGAAGCGGCGACGATCGAGTTGATGGATGACTATGCTCGCCGAGATAGCGCCTTGGAAGTGGTGGAAACCAAGAGGGGTTATAGTCTGCAACTGCGAGAAACTTACCATGAGTTAGTGCATCAGTTGATTCCAGCCGAGTTGAGCTTGGCAGCTTTGCGGACTTTAGCCGCGATCGCCCTTTATCCCGGACAAATTAGCCAGAGCGACCTAGTGGCGATTCGCGGTTCTGGAGCCTACCAGCACGTCCAAGAACTGACGCAGCAAGGTTTCATCAGAAAACGCCGCCCGTCTGACAGTCGAACTACCTGGTTGCACCTTACCAAAAAATTCCACCAATATTTTCAAATCGACCAGCTCCCGCAGCAGTTGAAACTGAAATTACAAACCACACCCGGGGAGACGGAGACGGGGGACGGGGAGATAATTGACAATTGA
- a CDS encoding PHP domain-containing protein yields MTLNLARPAVSSQFVNLEEGFQKTAPSDRPGATDRAALEAVFAHIDGDSCPTDFNFHMHTVHSDGRLHPKALMAQAIDIGLLGLAITDHHTVGGYHVARSWLETQQLKHPTESFPQLWTGVEINADLLGTEVHILGYAFHPEHQRMQPYIQGKAPTGIDYQAAHVIAAIQAAGGLAVLAHPDRYRISSHALIPEAARLGINGIETYYAYDNPKPWRPSPKQTKAVRKLGQAHGLLHTCGTDTHGLSLITRL; encoded by the coding sequence ATGACTCTTAATCTTGCCCGCCCTGCGGTATCATCCCAGTTCGTGAACTTAGAAGAAGGCTTCCAGAAAACTGCCCCCTCCGATCGCCCTGGGGCAACCGATCGGGCGGCCCTCGAAGCAGTCTTCGCTCATATTGATGGCGATAGCTGCCCAACTGATTTCAACTTCCATATGCACACCGTTCACTCTGATGGTCGGTTGCACCCAAAAGCCCTGATGGCGCAAGCTATTGACATCGGTCTGCTGGGACTGGCAATCACGGATCATCATACCGTTGGTGGCTACCATGTGGCTCGTAGTTGGTTGGAAACACAGCAGCTCAAACACCCAACTGAGTCTTTCCCCCAGCTCTGGACTGGGGTGGAAATTAATGCTGACCTTTTGGGCACAGAAGTTCACATCCTTGGTTATGCTTTCCACCCAGAACACCAGAGGATGCAGCCTTATATCCAAGGCAAAGCTCCCACTGGGATAGATTATCAAGCTGCTCATGTCATCGCCGCCATTCAAGCGGCTGGCGGTTTGGCGGTATTAGCCCATCCTGATCGCTACCGCATTTCCTCCCATGCCCTCATCCCTGAAGCAGCTCGCCTCGGCATCAATGGCATCGAAACCTACTATGCTTACGATAACCCCAAACCCTGGCGTCCCAGCCCCAAGCAAACCAAAGCCGTTCGCAAACTTGGCCAAGCTCACGGCCTCCTGCACACCTGCGGTACAGACACTCACGGTCTTAGTTTAATTACCAGGCTATGA
- a CDS encoding HetZ-related protein — protein sequence MNVKIANSLNQVSDISSIDRTEIAPDINNDHNPESPRWGANATPEEAATTAAAPIGNGLPGGGANALSPEVLASELLGELAAKLKSKSPQGDANATPRSGPAVAMRIAKEVERICQKSDRIKNSGQVHSWQLTLGRHRLQKCLEFYKLGSHQGRVELHSQLSSIVYRHVAPNQNLSFQARYNLIEDFLQNFYIEVLRAFRREHEMPADYTPRTQLELAEYMAFTEQYAKRRINLPGRYNQQLIVLRAQGFANGQPKETVLDIEQAVEFPKGEEAEAHNRSYAVQQVREQMISEAADPSDKVVRDRVIAELMEYLESQNQSDCIDYLVLKLQDLSAPEIDSILGLSPRQRDYLQQRFKYHVEKFARQHNWKLVHQWLGADIDQNLGMSEQQWQAFVSSLTPENQQLLKLKRSGVSDADIARSLKCSAKQLQKRWSHLLELAWQSRNA from the coding sequence ATGAACGTCAAAATCGCAAATTCTCTCAATCAAGTTTCTGACATTTCCAGCATCGACCGGACAGAAATTGCCCCAGATATCAATAATGACCATAATCCTGAGTCCCCCCGCTGGGGTGCCAATGCAACTCCAGAGGAAGCGGCAACTACGGCGGCTGCACCCATCGGCAACGGTCTCCCCGGAGGGGGCGCCAACGCCCTATCACCAGAAGTGCTTGCCAGCGAGTTACTGGGCGAATTGGCAGCCAAGCTGAAAAGCAAGTCGCCCCAGGGGGACGCCAACGCAACCCCCCGAAGTGGTCCAGCGGTGGCCATGCGGATTGCCAAGGAGGTGGAACGCATTTGCCAGAAGAGCGATCGGATTAAAAACTCCGGCCAAGTCCACTCCTGGCAGCTCACCCTCGGTCGCCACCGCCTGCAAAAGTGCCTGGAATTCTACAAACTCGGCTCCCACCAAGGGCGCGTAGAATTACACTCCCAGCTCAGTTCGATCGTTTACCGCCACGTTGCCCCCAACCAAAATTTGAGCTTCCAAGCTCGGTACAACCTCATCGAAGATTTCCTGCAAAACTTCTACATCGAAGTCCTGCGTGCCTTCCGCCGGGAACACGAGATGCCCGCCGACTACACCCCCCGCACCCAGCTAGAACTGGCTGAGTACATGGCTTTTACCGAGCAGTACGCCAAGCGGCGGATTAATTTGCCCGGTCGTTATAACCAGCAGCTCATCGTCCTACGCGCTCAAGGATTTGCCAACGGTCAACCCAAGGAAACTGTACTGGATATCGAGCAGGCGGTAGAGTTTCCCAAAGGCGAGGAGGCAGAAGCTCACAACCGTTCTTATGCGGTGCAGCAAGTGCGGGAGCAGATGATTTCTGAGGCGGCGGATCCTTCGGATAAAGTGGTGCGCGATCGTGTCATCGCCGAACTCATGGAATACCTCGAATCCCAAAATCAATCCGACTGCATCGATTATCTGGTCCTCAAGCTCCAAGACCTCTCCGCCCCCGAAATTGACTCCATTCTCGGTCTGAGCCCCCGCCAGCGGGACTACCTCCAACAACGGTTTAAATACCACGTGGAAAAATTCGCCCGCCAACACAACTGGAAACTGGTACATCAATGGCTCGGTGCCGATATCGACCAAAACCTGGGGATGTCCGAGCAACAGTGGCAAGCCTTTGTCAGCAGTTTGACCCCAGAAAACCAGCAGCTCCTGAAGCTGAAACGCTCTGGTGTCAGCGACGCTGATATCGCCCGCAGCCTCAAATGCTCTGCCAAGCAACTGCAAAAACGCTGGTCTCATCTCCTGGAGTTAGCATGGCAATCCCGTAACGCTTAA
- a CDS encoding alpha/beta fold hydrolase, which translates to MEANHRHLGCQRIWFWRGWHIRYTYIRPMGSGSPDGKPSMVPLLLLHGFGSALGQWRSNLQALSQSHCVYALDFLGFGGSQKAPAAYNVNLWADLVYDFWRCFIGQPAVILGHSLGSLVGLTAAIDHPEIALGLALLTLPDAQTTQPPNWARSLERAFASPVLLWPLFKFVTQEWLLRSVLQSIYIRRELVDDELVALFATPPRDKGALDTFCRLARSRSHSDDYSPKTVAQMLPQLSIPILFLWGNQDRIVPLAGFRQLQNQLQLALAPPQFQLIEIDNAGHCAYDEYPEIVNQHILTWIQSSLISA; encoded by the coding sequence ATGGAGGCAAATCACCGCCATCTGGGTTGTCAACGGATATGGTTTTGGCGGGGTTGGCATATCCGCTATACCTATATTCGTCCTATGGGTTCTGGTTCGCCAGATGGGAAGCCGTCTATGGTCCCGCTTTTGCTGCTCCACGGTTTCGGTTCGGCTTTGGGCCAATGGCGGTCTAATTTACAGGCTCTGAGTCAGTCTCATTGCGTGTATGCTCTGGATTTTCTGGGTTTCGGCGGTTCCCAAAAGGCTCCGGCGGCTTACAATGTGAATCTCTGGGCGGATTTGGTTTACGATTTTTGGCGTTGCTTTATCGGTCAACCGGCGGTTATTCTGGGTCACTCGTTGGGGTCTTTGGTGGGTTTGACGGCGGCGATCGACCACCCAGAAATTGCTCTGGGTCTGGCTTTGCTCACTTTACCCGATGCCCAAACTACTCAACCCCCTAACTGGGCTCGTTCTCTAGAGCGGGCTTTTGCTTCTCCGGTGTTGCTCTGGCCCTTGTTTAAGTTTGTGACTCAGGAATGGTTACTCCGATCGGTCTTGCAGTCCATATACATCCGGCGAGAGTTGGTGGATGATGAGTTGGTGGCTTTGTTCGCTACTCCTCCCCGGGATAAAGGGGCCTTAGATACTTTTTGCCGTCTCGCTCGATCGCGCAGTCACTCCGACGACTACAGCCCCAAAACCGTCGCCCAAATGCTCCCCCAACTATCCATTCCCATTTTATTCCTCTGGGGCAACCAAGACCGCATTGTGCCTCTAGCCGGTTTCCGCCAGCTTCAAAACCAACTGCAACTCGCCCTCGCTCCGCCCCAATTCCAATTAATAGAAATCGATAATGCCGGTCATTGCGCTTATGACGAATATCCCGAAATTGTCAATCAGCATATCTTGACCTGGATTCAATCATCCCTGATTTCCGCTTAA